From one Ignavibacteria bacterium genomic stretch:
- the dnaE gene encoding DNA polymerase III subunit alpha: MFVHLHNHTHYSLLDAVPSPEQLISAAVADNQKALAITDHGVMFGCFEFYKKAKTAGIKPIIGVEAYVAVRNHTDRERFESHNKHRNYYHLVLLAKNETGYRNLIKLTSIAHEKGFYYKPRIDMNLLRQYHDGIVSTSACLAGPVNAPLLAGDYQAAVNNARELKEIFGDDFYIELQDHGLPEDKIVLEQAPKIARQLGIKIVVSNDTHYVQKKHAVSHNVLLHITKDVQYTKNQDFDIKRDLRYKVPEMYLKSQDEMKELFKAFPDGIENTAEIAEKVDLTIPTDLQMPQFPIPPESGVATLEDYLELRTMEGLERRYPLLTGEILDRAHFELSVIRKMGYAGYFLIVEDFIRAARNMGVRVGPGRGSAAGSIVAYALQITDIDPLKYDLLFERFLNPDRISMPDIDVDFADDKRDKVIEYVKTTYGSDSVAQIITFGTLSARAVLKDVGRVLGIDLATINSITDKIPVIQGKVTPLKEALDLPDLKWLKNSTEQRYKDLLEYSLDLEGTLRNSSLHAAGVVIAPGPVSNYVPVYQTPQTEPATQYNMKDLEAAGLLKMDFLGLRTLSIIENTLAQIKKSTGTTIDLDAIPFDDPDVFAMFGRGQTTAVFQFESEPMQQAMRNLQPSTIEDLIALNALYRPGPMDNIPEFIDRKHGKRAITYPHQLMEPILERTYGIIVYQEQVMQLVQTLAGFSLAQADLMRRAMGKKDPKLMAEQRELFVQGAGTHNNIDAVLAGSIFDLIQKFASYGFNKSHSAAYAYLAYQTAWLKTHYPTEFLAANMTAELGNQEKIVSFIDEARRYGITVLPPDINKSEATFIADGKIIYFGMAAIKNVGIPAVDSIVATRTDGPFTSIFDFAARIDSKVANKRVIEALVCSGAFDSIQSGNRAQLVGAIEAAVEYAHKVNSGGLNQMDSLFGSLENVALVEPSLPQAEPWPEQERYRREREYLNFYVSGHPLQPHAVAVHSYSSITVSNPDLTKNGKQVLLCGLVVDVKTRLNKREQTFAVVKVEQFTGSAEVLLWAETYTKYASVVQPDSVLVFSGKLEILGSAVRIIVDQVYTLQDALASLSSGYVIRVDPQTVDRGQLQKLRSYCDSHDGMKSLKFVVPRTSKTIQYNSLIKIKQTPETTEYLCSLFGQNNVRYDVESRKN; the protein is encoded by the coding sequence ATGTTTGTTCATCTTCATAATCATACCCATTATTCACTTCTCGACGCCGTACCGTCACCCGAACAACTGATTTCTGCAGCAGTTGCCGATAACCAGAAAGCCCTGGCTATCACGGATCACGGTGTCATGTTTGGCTGCTTTGAGTTTTACAAAAAGGCCAAGACTGCCGGGATTAAACCCATTATTGGCGTAGAAGCGTATGTGGCTGTGCGTAACCATACTGACAGGGAGCGATTTGAATCGCACAATAAACATCGCAACTACTACCATCTGGTATTGCTGGCCAAAAATGAAACAGGCTACAGAAATCTAATAAAGCTTACGAGCATAGCGCACGAAAAGGGCTTTTACTATAAGCCGCGAATAGATATGAACCTGCTGCGGCAATATCATGATGGTATTGTGAGTACGTCGGCATGTCTTGCCGGCCCTGTTAACGCCCCCCTACTGGCCGGTGACTATCAGGCGGCTGTTAACAATGCCCGTGAACTCAAAGAGATTTTTGGTGACGACTTTTACATTGAACTACAGGATCATGGTTTACCCGAGGACAAAATCGTCCTTGAACAGGCCCCGAAGATTGCCAGGCAGTTGGGGATAAAAATCGTCGTCAGCAACGACACGCATTACGTCCAAAAAAAACACGCCGTAAGCCACAATGTACTGCTGCACATTACAAAGGATGTCCAGTACACAAAGAATCAGGATTTTGATATCAAGCGGGATCTGCGGTACAAGGTACCGGAAATGTACCTGAAATCGCAGGACGAAATGAAGGAGCTTTTTAAAGCCTTCCCTGACGGTATCGAGAACACGGCTGAAATTGCCGAAAAAGTAGATCTTACGATACCAACCGATTTGCAGATGCCACAATTTCCTATCCCTCCTGAAAGTGGTGTGGCAACGCTTGAAGATTATCTTGAACTGCGCACCATGGAGGGCCTGGAGCGCCGATACCCGCTCCTTACTGGCGAGATACTGGACAGGGCGCACTTCGAACTATCGGTTATCCGGAAAATGGGCTATGCCGGATACTTCCTGATTGTTGAGGATTTTATACGAGCTGCACGCAACATGGGAGTTCGGGTGGGACCCGGTCGTGGCTCAGCCGCGGGGTCCATCGTGGCCTATGCCCTGCAGATCACAGATATCGACCCCCTGAAATACGATCTGCTCTTTGAACGGTTCTTGAATCCAGACCGAATTTCGATGCCTGATATCGACGTGGATTTTGCCGACGATAAACGTGATAAAGTTATTGAGTATGTTAAGACTACCTATGGATCGGATTCGGTTGCTCAGATTATAACCTTTGGCACTCTGAGTGCACGTGCAGTACTCAAGGATGTGGGACGGGTCCTGGGTATCGACCTAGCGACAATAAACTCAATAACCGACAAAATTCCTGTTATCCAAGGTAAGGTAACGCCCCTGAAAGAGGCATTGGACCTGCCCGATCTGAAATGGCTGAAAAATTCTACTGAGCAACGGTACAAAGACTTACTTGAATATTCCCTCGACTTGGAAGGTACGCTTCGCAATAGCTCTCTTCATGCGGCCGGTGTGGTGATTGCACCCGGGCCGGTCAGTAATTATGTTCCTGTTTATCAAACCCCTCAAACTGAACCGGCCACTCAGTACAACATGAAGGATCTTGAAGCAGCAGGCCTGCTAAAAATGGACTTCCTGGGGCTGCGGACGCTGAGCATCATTGAAAATACATTAGCGCAGATTAAGAAATCAACCGGGACAACGATTGACCTGGATGCCATACCATTTGATGACCCAGACGTGTTTGCGATGTTTGGTCGGGGGCAGACAACCGCTGTTTTTCAGTTTGAATCCGAGCCGATGCAACAGGCAATGCGCAACCTTCAGCCTTCAACAATTGAAGATCTTATTGCGCTGAACGCTCTTTATCGTCCAGGTCCCATGGATAATATTCCGGAGTTCATTGACCGGAAGCACGGAAAGCGCGCCATCACGTATCCACATCAGCTCATGGAGCCCATTCTGGAGCGCACCTACGGCATCATTGTGTACCAGGAGCAGGTGATGCAGCTTGTTCAGACCCTTGCCGGATTTAGTCTGGCGCAGGCCGACCTCATGAGGCGTGCCATGGGGAAGAAGGATCCAAAACTCATGGCAGAACAGCGGGAGTTATTTGTGCAGGGGGCTGGAACACACAATAATATTGATGCCGTGCTGGCCGGCAGCATCTTTGACTTGATTCAGAAGTTTGCTTCGTACGGTTTTAATAAGAGTCATAGTGCTGCCTATGCATACCTTGCGTATCAAACGGCGTGGCTAAAAACACATTATCCTACTGAGTTCCTTGCAGCGAACATGACGGCTGAACTTGGTAATCAGGAGAAGATTGTATCGTTTATCGACGAAGCACGCAGATATGGTATCACCGTACTTCCTCCGGACATCAACAAGTCGGAAGCCACCTTTATTGCCGATGGTAAGATCATTTATTTTGGAATGGCCGCTATTAAAAATGTAGGTATTCCAGCGGTTGACTCCATTGTGGCAACGCGGACCGATGGCCCCTTCACATCCATTTTTGATTTTGCTGCCCGAATTGACTCGAAAGTTGCCAATAAACGTGTTATCGAAGCTCTCGTGTGTTCCGGGGCTTTCGATTCTATACAGTCGGGTAACAGAGCACAGCTTGTTGGTGCCATTGAAGCCGCCGTTGAGTACGCCCATAAGGTAAACAGTGGTGGACTGAATCAGATGGACTCGCTTTTTGGATCTTTAGAAAACGTAGCGCTGGTCGAGCCATCACTGCCGCAGGCGGAGCCATGGCCCGAACAGGAACGCTACCGTAGAGAACGCGAGTACTTGAACTTCTATGTATCTGGCCACCCGCTCCAGCCTCACGCTGTTGCCGTTCATTCGTATTCAAGCATAACAGTCTCCAATCCGGATCTAACAAAAAACGGGAAACAAGTGTTGTTGTGTGGCCTGGTTGTAGATGTTAAAACCCGGCTTAACAAGCGGGAACAGACATTTGCAGTGGTAAAGGTTGAACAGTTTACCGGTAGTGCCGAAGTACTGCTCTGGGCAGAAACGTACACGAAGTACGCATCGGTTGTTCAGCCCGATTCTGTACTTGTGTTCTCGGGTAAGCTTGAGATTCTTGGATCGGCTGTCCGAATTATCGTAGATCAGGTATACACACTTCAGGATGCGCTGGCATCGCTTAGCAGTGGTTACGTGATACGTGTTGATCCACAGACGGTTGATCGTGGCCAGCTTCAGAAGCTACGGTCGTACTGCGATAGTCATGATGGGATGAAGAGCCTGAAATTTGTTGTTCCACGCACCAGTAAAACAATTCAGTATAATTCGTTAATAAAAATCAAGCAAACACCCGAAACAACGGAATACCTGTGTTCCCTGTTTGGTCAGAACAACGTGCGATATGATGTTGAATCCAGGAAGAATTAG
- a CDS encoding Spy/CpxP family protein refolding chaperone produces the protein MNHLTKKAVPAFIVLGLMVFAFAKAGAQDESADPSIKGRISEMRKAKIVKFLELTPEQAAKFSPVYDRQQEQQRTMKKDIASKAKALNKLTRSGSADQEIAAKAEDLRTAIRKMWQQSDADMNEIKSVLTTKQYARYVAFEIQFREALQKAALKRAGRGMKNRR, from the coding sequence ATGAATCACCTAACGAAAAAGGCAGTTCCCGCATTCATTGTCCTTGGGCTCATGGTATTTGCATTTGCTAAAGCAGGAGCACAGGATGAGTCGGCAGACCCGAGTATCAAGGGACGTATCAGCGAGATGCGAAAAGCAAAGATTGTAAAGTTCCTGGAACTCACTCCGGAACAAGCGGCTAAGTTCAGCCCGGTGTATGACAGACAGCAGGAACAACAGAGAACCATGAAAAAGGACATCGCATCGAAAGCAAAAGCTTTGAACAAGCTTACTCGCTCCGGTTCTGCTGATCAGGAAATCGCGGCTAAGGCCGAAGACCTGCGGACGGCAATCCGTAAGATGTGGCAACAGTCAGATGCTGACATGAATGAAATTAAAAGTGTTCTTACGACAAAACAATATGCCCGTTATGTTGCTTTCGAAATTCAATTTCGTGAAGCTCTTCAAAAGGCGGCGCTGAAACGTGCCGGGCGTGGCATGAAAAACCGTCGGTAA
- the phnE gene encoding phosphonate ABC transporter, permease protein PhnE has translation MTSKMNVFLSWVIDALLGAYLAACLVFVILPAFLETDVVSGTVAPWLVATVAAVFLVASVTNRASLGRLFLTGTFADSPGARTITQHLGWCTLVFSVLAGWIVTDVSISEFFSGEGLAGAGRIFGALVTPSTDIVGEALYAMVVTIFTALLATLASIPIAFVLAFLAASNIMTASPAERLVYSVVRALLNITRSMEPIIWAIIFSVWVGIGPFAGMLALVVHTIASLTKLYSEQIENIADGPIEAIEATGASRLQVLWYAVVPQCVLPYLSFTVYRWDINVRMATIIGFVGGGGIGTLLTQYQGLAKYHEVGTLVIIITAVVWLLDVISARIRSVLK, from the coding sequence ATGACATCAAAAATGAATGTGTTCCTATCATGGGTGATTGATGCACTTCTGGGAGCCTATCTTGCAGCTTGCCTTGTTTTTGTGATACTTCCGGCATTTCTTGAAACCGATGTCGTGTCTGGTACGGTGGCACCATGGCTCGTAGCGACGGTGGCGGCTGTTTTTCTTGTGGCGTCAGTTACCAACCGCGCTTCGCTGGGACGACTGTTCTTAACAGGAACATTTGCTGATTCGCCGGGTGCCCGTACGATTACGCAACACCTTGGATGGTGTACACTGGTGTTCTCTGTTCTGGCCGGCTGGATTGTTACTGACGTTTCGATCAGCGAGTTCTTTTCGGGTGAAGGTCTGGCCGGGGCCGGAAGAATATTTGGTGCACTGGTAACCCCCAGTACCGATATCGTTGGTGAAGCACTCTACGCCATGGTTGTAACGATATTTACTGCCTTGCTGGCAACCCTGGCGTCGATCCCTATAGCCTTTGTTCTGGCCTTTCTGGCTGCCAGCAACATTATGACGGCTTCACCAGCAGAGCGGCTGGTGTATTCAGTAGTGCGTGCACTGCTCAATATTACCCGTTCGATGGAACCAATCATCTGGGCTATCATCTTTAGCGTTTGGGTTGGAATTGGTCCGTTTGCTGGGATGCTGGCTCTTGTTGTACACACCATTGCGTCACTCACAAAACTGTATTCTGAGCAAATTGAAAACATTGCTGATGGTCCGATCGAAGCCATTGAAGCCACTGGCGCAAGCAGACTTCAGGTATTGTGGTATGCTGTTGTACCGCAGTGCGTACTTCCCTACCTGTCGTTTACGGTGTACCGGTGGGACATCAACGTAAGGATGGCAACGATTATTGGTTTTGTTGGCGGCGGTGGTATTGGCACTCTGCTCACTCAGTACCAGGGTCTTGCCAAATATCATGAAGTAGGAACGCTTGTGATCATCATCACTGCGGTGGTATGGCTACTCGATGTTATTAGTGCACGGATTCGGTCAGTTCTGAAATAG
- a CDS encoding MATE family efflux transporter: MTHKTDLINGPIDSSLRLFSVPLAFSFLVNMVYSLIDRFYASRLGDTAIAAIGSSDQVSFFLFTMGSGLAVGTGIIVSRRFGEGAISEANTIATQGVVGITCVALLVTAIVYALMPHIPGLMNMPGDVAVHALAYMGTLYLGFAANLVSFQIFTIVRSTGNSVFPMVVLISTTILNAAIAPFLIFGFGPFPRMELAGAGLATAIAQICGASFAVWSVTAGKVTIRLSLRNYRPDFTLLKSVARLGLPSAIQMLAVSVNRGIIFVIVGGFGTSVTAAYTLGLNLDMMVFMSVFAIGVAVEVATGQNLGAGKPERVAAFHTSAMKQTTTLMLTLGLLVWLFGEWFARLYTHTPETVTEVLRYQRSTSLGYAAFAIGLVTVRSISGAGAAYTSMLVTVGSLLFMQLPLCYVLSHQAGLGSKGVWMGLVMGNFIFAGIALVVHRKGSWRSARV, translated from the coding sequence ATGACACACAAAACTGACCTCATCAACGGTCCGATTGACTCTTCACTGCGGCTATTTTCAGTGCCATTAGCCTTTAGCTTCCTGGTTAACATGGTGTATTCGCTCATTGACCGTTTTTATGCCTCACGCCTGGGTGACACGGCCATTGCTGCCATAGGCAGCAGTGATCAGGTAAGCTTTTTTCTCTTTACGATGGGAAGCGGACTTGCTGTAGGAACCGGCATTATTGTTTCACGACGCTTTGGTGAAGGAGCCATCAGCGAAGCAAATACAATTGCAACACAGGGAGTTGTGGGAATAACCTGTGTAGCGTTGTTGGTTACGGCAATCGTGTATGCGCTGATGCCGCATATCCCCGGGCTAATGAATATGCCCGGAGATGTTGCCGTGCATGCCCTGGCCTATATGGGGACCCTGTACTTGGGCTTTGCGGCTAACCTTGTTAGTTTTCAAATCTTTACAATCGTCAGAAGTACTGGCAATTCGGTATTTCCGATGGTTGTCCTGATATCAACAACGATTTTGAATGCAGCCATAGCCCCTTTCCTCATATTTGGCTTTGGCCCCTTCCCGAGGATGGAGCTTGCCGGTGCCGGTCTGGCAACTGCAATCGCACAAATCTGCGGGGCATCGTTTGCCGTATGGTCAGTTACCGCCGGTAAGGTAACAATAAGGTTATCACTCCGAAATTATCGTCCGGACTTCACACTGTTAAAGTCAGTTGCAAGGCTTGGGCTGCCGAGTGCAATTCAGATGCTTGCCGTAAGTGTAAACAGGGGTATCATCTTTGTGATTGTAGGGGGCTTTGGCACGTCGGTAACGGCTGCTTACACGCTTGGACTGAATCTTGACATGATGGTTTTTATGAGTGTATTTGCTATTGGAGTGGCTGTGGAAGTGGCAACCGGACAGAATCTCGGAGCAGGGAAGCCAGAGCGCGTGGCTGCATTTCATACGTCAGCAATGAAACAAACAACAACCCTGATGCTTACCCTGGGTCTGCTGGTATGGTTGTTTGGCGAATGGTTCGCACGCTTATACACCCATACCCCAGAAACAGTAACAGAAGTGCTTCGATATCAGAGAAGCACGTCATTAGGGTATGCAGCATTTGCTATTGGGCTAGTCACTGTACGATCAATCAGTGGCGCAGGTGCAGCCTATACAAGTATGCTGGTAACGGTTGGGAGCTTGTTGTTTATGCAGCTTCCGTTGTGCTACGTTTTGTCTCATCAAGCCGGACTTGGGTCAAAAGGAGTATGGATGGGACTGGTCATGGGAAATTTCATTTTTGCAGGCATTGCCTTGGTTGTCCATCGTAAAGGTTCGTGGCGCTCTGCAAGAGTGTAG
- a CDS encoding glycosyltransferase — protein MALAILLSCLAVIYTARVVYFIVGFIREHRRWNNTSTYPTVSVVVPARNEDKNLLRCVEALMTTDYPPDRIEYIFVNDRSTDKTAECLNRLALQYPIRIVHKEVDDNNPNLRGKPGALQYGIDNAGGEIVLMTDADCRVSAGWVRGMVAQFSSPDVGLVSGITGVEGSRLLQQAQMVEWLYTQSMAAGAVGNGTALGCFGNNLAIRRNIFTDLGGYRSIAFSLTEDMALQKAVKNAGYQLRFAIAPSASVLTLPCSHFMEYVKQRHRWVRGGTALGMKAVLFVATSIALWAGVAISAVFEMWILLWCFLFLRLIADSSLVYVASSLTKHRVSPFVIIPSMLFLVLTELFLPVLVLKKKVTWKNQVFRM, from the coding sequence ATGGCGTTAGCGATTCTTTTATCTTGTCTTGCAGTGATTTACACCGCACGGGTCGTGTATTTTATTGTTGGCTTTATCCGTGAACATCGCCGATGGAACAATACCTCTACCTATCCAACAGTATCGGTTGTTGTACCAGCAAGAAACGAAGATAAAAACCTGTTGCGTTGTGTGGAAGCATTGATGACAACTGATTATCCACCGGACCGGATTGAGTACATTTTTGTAAATGATCGCAGTACTGACAAAACGGCCGAATGTTTAAATCGCCTTGCGTTACAGTACCCAATAAGGATTGTCCACAAAGAGGTTGATGATAATAACCCGAATCTGAGAGGCAAGCCGGGGGCATTACAGTATGGTATTGATAATGCAGGCGGTGAGATTGTTTTAATGACAGATGCTGACTGCCGGGTGTCGGCAGGATGGGTTCGGGGAATGGTTGCACAGTTTTCCAGTCCTGATGTGGGGCTTGTTAGTGGTATTACCGGCGTAGAAGGCTCACGTCTTCTGCAACAGGCGCAGATGGTGGAGTGGCTTTACACTCAAAGTATGGCTGCCGGTGCCGTTGGCAATGGAACGGCACTGGGTTGTTTTGGGAATAATCTGGCAATACGTCGGAATATCTTTACCGACCTGGGCGGATACCGGTCCATTGCCTTCAGTTTAACCGAAGACATGGCCCTGCAGAAAGCTGTTAAGAATGCAGGATACCAACTTCGATTTGCCATCGCACCGTCAGCATCGGTGCTTACACTGCCCTGCAGTCACTTTATGGAGTATGTTAAGCAGCGACATCGTTGGGTACGTGGCGGTACGGCTCTCGGCATGAAGGCTGTTCTTTTTGTTGCAACCAGCATTGCACTGTGGGCGGGTGTTGCTATCTCGGCCGTCTTTGAAATGTGGATCCTGCTGTGGTGTTTTCTCTTCCTCAGGCTGATTGCTGATAGTTCACTGGTGTACGTTGCATCTTCGTTAACAAAACATAGGGTTTCGCCCTTTGTCATTATCCCGTCAATGCTTTTTCTGGTGCTTACCGAGCTATTCCTTCCGGTGCTTGTCTTAAAAAAGAAGGTTACGTGGAAGAATCAGGTTTTTCGAATGTAG
- a CDS encoding sigma-70 family RNA polymerase sigma factor, with amino-acid sequence MTTFTTSTVAAHLSTDDEIISAYRSGQQEQAITAFVRLHQRTAYSTALRYLNCPEDARDCAQDALIAAVKSFSTFKGESSLRSWLIRITRNKAIGLYRRQRWLRFLPFGDSDTDHAVMCSSESPFDQLHRNEFEVFFRTILAKIPPRQREVFMMRYFEDLTYDEISAQTGRNVGTLKANYHWAVNTITNLLRTSEYFKEWRSEFNDEL; translated from the coding sequence ATGACAACATTCACAACATCCACGGTAGCCGCACATCTAAGCACTGATGACGAAATCATCAGTGCCTATCGCAGTGGACAGCAGGAACAGGCAATAACGGCATTTGTACGGCTACATCAGCGGACGGCGTATAGCACGGCACTCAGATATCTTAACTGTCCGGAAGACGCGCGCGACTGTGCTCAGGATGCATTGATAGCTGCCGTAAAATCTTTTAGTACGTTCAAAGGCGAGTCATCACTGAGATCCTGGTTGATACGAATTACACGGAATAAGGCTATCGGACTCTATCGCAGACAGCGCTGGCTTCGCTTCTTACCATTTGGCGACTCGGATACTGACCATGCCGTTATGTGTTCGTCCGAGAGTCCGTTCGACCAGCTTCATCGAAATGAATTTGAGGTATTCTTCCGGACAATACTTGCCAAAATTCCTCCAAGGCAGCGCGAGGTGTTTATGATGCGGTATTTCGAAGACTTAACATACGACGAAATCAGCGCCCAGACAGGCCGAAACGTAGGAACATTGAAGGCAAACTACCACTGGGCCGTAAATACGATTACCAATCTGCTCCGTACATCGGAATACTTTAAAGAATGGAGGTCTGAATTTAATGATGAACTCTAA
- the phnC gene encoding phosphonate ABC transporter ATP-binding protein: MTPLLELQNITHTYPNGFRALNNISLSITAGEFIVVIGLSGSGKSTLMRTMNRLIKPSDGVVRFNGTDVTHVQGDGLRKHRAQIGMIFQHFNLIDRHSVLNNVLYGALGSMSSAAGIMGRFTQEQRTRALDLLRRVGIESKADNRADALSGGQKQRVAIARALMQNPRLVLADEPVASLDPATAHSVMDHLEAINKELGTTIVCNLHFLSLVRRYATRVIALRGGELVFTGGPDQITDEWFKAIYGNDAEVVE; the protein is encoded by the coding sequence ATGACTCCGCTGCTTGAACTACAGAATATCACGCATACATACCCTAACGGCTTCAGGGCACTGAATAACATTTCATTGTCGATTACTGCCGGTGAATTTATTGTAGTGATTGGTTTATCAGGAAGCGGGAAAAGTACGCTGATGCGAACCATGAACCGCCTTATCAAGCCGTCGGATGGTGTGGTGCGGTTTAACGGAACTGATGTGACCCATGTACAAGGTGATGGGTTGCGAAAACACAGGGCACAGATTGGCATGATCTTTCAGCATTTTAATTTAATTGACCGGCACAGCGTACTGAACAACGTGCTGTACGGAGCTCTTGGCTCCATGTCTTCTGCAGCTGGGATTATGGGACGTTTTACGCAGGAGCAGAGAACACGGGCACTCGATCTGCTTCGGCGCGTGGGAATCGAATCGAAGGCAGATAACAGAGCTGACGCTCTTTCGGGCGGCCAGAAACAGCGCGTTGCCATTGCCCGCGCCCTGATGCAGAATCCGCGCCTGGTGCTTGCCGATGAACCGGTGGCTTCACTCGACCCGGCAACAGCACATTCAGTGATGGATCACCTGGAGGCAATCAACAAGGAGCTGGGGACAACCATTGTGTGTAATCTGCATTTTCTCTCGCTCGTACGCAGGTATGCCACTCGTGTAATTGCATTGCGCGGCGGTGAGTTGGTCTTTACGGGAGGACCTGACCAGATAACGGATGAATGGTTCAAGGCCATCTATGGTAATGACGCGGAGGTGGTGGAATGA